aacagcaatactgttctataatcaactgtgaatgacttagctgtccTCAGCAATAGAAaaatccaagacagttctgaaagacttatgatcaAAAattctatctgcctccagagaaagaactgatggaatctaaatgcagatcgaagaatagtattttttcctttctgtatttttttttgtttttcccccctttgtGTCCatgtcttttacaacatgactaatacggtaATATGTTTTGCAATATTgaacatgtacaacctatatcaaattgcttactgtctcagggaggggggagatgaagaagggagaaaaaaatttggaattcaaatttttcaaaaaactaatgttaaaagttgtctttatatgtaagtagggaaaaaataaaatattaggaaaaaatgttttgagttcctagttctttccttccttccctccctcctctgcccccccccattgagaaggcaagcaatttgatttaggttatacatgtacagatgtacaaaacatatttctacattagtcataacaatagttttaaaaaaacatgataTAACATATTTCATATGCAGTGCCTCTTTTCGTGATTTGAGATGCTTGAAATTTGCCACTGGCTTAAACATCCTAATCAGCAGAACAGACCTCCATCTCTCTGGGTTAATGGCTTAAGGTTTAGTGAACATAAAATTGTAAAAAGGTTGAGGCAGTGTGACATAGTCAGAAGACAGAGAGGATTAAAAAACGAAAGGCCAAGGTCCTAGGAGTGCCACTAAATAGCTATATGGCCTTGGGTAAGTTCCTTTGCTTCTCTGGACTTCCATTTCTCCATTAGTAAAATGTTAAAGCTGGATCAGATGATTCCTAAAGTCCTTTTCAGTATTGGATCTATGATTTCTAAGGTCGttttagaactttaaaaaaaatcttgtaatCCATCATTTTGTTGGTGTGTTAGATTCTTCATAGCATTAGGAAGTGTTATTCAAGGATAGAAAATTTTAATCAGAAACGTTGAGAAGAAAGTAAGCACTATACTGTACCTTTGTTTTAAGGTCTTTTTTGAGTTCTGCTTGTGTGAAAACTGGTTTCTGTACTTCTTCCAGGTTTGTTGTCTTCTGAAACACAAATATGGCTTAAAATATCCATTTATTTCAAAACTGTTACAactctgtaatttcttttttaaagccttgagaTATCTCCTCTCATGCGACCTTCTTTTTACTGTGTTAAGTAATAGTTTAATGCTATATTTGCCCtttcttttcagcttcctctAAGCAATATTCTATAAATctgaaaattttttgaaaacatGGGTGAATTTTGTGTTGAGATTAGAACTTTATGTACAGAAAGGATTTAAACATGTCAGAGGCTACACTTGTTCTAAAGTTACTCAGGGCCAATGTATGATAGGGACTTACATTCTATAAATTTTCAGTAGAAATCTAtagttgttcagctatttccctaAATGTCAAAAGTATCATCTCTCATATATAGAAGTCCCTCAACTTTCACTCTTGGACCCCTTTCTCTTCTGTGGCTCTGTACCATCTGTCTTAATGATCTCATTAGCCCCCAGAACTGCAATTGTCATTTCTATGCAGTAACTCCCAGGTCTATATATCTGCATCTAGTTTCTTCCCTGAACTTCCATCGTACATTACAGACAGCCTGTTGGATATCTATTTCTGGATGTcttatagacatctcaaatttaacatgtccaaacAGAACTTGTCTTTTCTCCAAACTCACCATCCTTTTAAACTGCTCCATTTCCATTCAAGACACCACCATGCTTTCAATTATTCAGGTCAGCACTCCTATAGAAATCTTTTACTATTTACTTTCCCTTACACTCATGTTTAATCTGTTGCCAACTTTTGACTGTCACCTTTGCAAGCATCTCTGACCCTCAACTCAAAAAATCATTACCCTAACCCTTACCCTCATTAACTCTCTCTCTTGGACTGTTGTAATTTCCTCCTAAttgctctgcctgcctcaagtctctcgctttctaatccatcctccacacagtggCCAAATTGATAGTCCTAAAGTACAGAGATGAGCATCATATGCGACTGCTCCAGAagcttcaggggctccctattgcctgtatgtttaaatacaaactcttctgatTGACATTTAAtggccttcacaatctgactccaatttATCATTTCACACTGATTTTACATCACTCCCCTTCTGCATTCTACATTCCCACCAAAGTAGCCTATTTCCTGTTTCTAATACATGACGTTCCATCTCCTCCCTCAATGTTTTTGCACAAGCTAttttccatacctggaatgcagtCCCCACTCACCtccaactcttagaatccctagattcTTTCATgacttagctcaaatcccaccttctacatgagatCTTTCTTTACTCCTCCCCAGGTGCTGGCGACTCCCTACCCAAAGTAACTTTTTattttgtcagtcagtcagtcagtcagtcaataaacatttattaaacaccttctgtgtgccaggcactatactaagcactggggatacaaaggaaagcgaaacacagttcctgctctcaaggaggtcagtctaatgggggaagacaacatgcgaactatatatgtacaagatatatacaggagaaATGGGAGATATTTAGTTTGTACATGTTTTCTATTGGTTTATCAGTCTATATGTAATCCCCCTCCATTAATAAAAATTTGAGTTTAATGACTGTTTCATTTGTAATCTTTGATTCCCAATTCCTACTAGCCTTGCATGTagtagttgtttaaaaaaaacctatgatTGAATAAATATGTATTGTTATGTTTTCCAGTTTAGCGCCATttttatcaatttcattttctggtaCATTGTATTAATTCCtgcctctcctcacctctgcccccaagccaaaaaacaataacaaaccaCACCATTTCTCTGTTAAAAAGATTCTTTAAGATGTATCCAACTTAGTTGTCACCACCCAAgctatctgtttcttcttctcttagAGCACATTACACAGTAAATTTCACTAACCTGTGATTTATCTTGGTCACAGACATTCCTCATATTTTTACTTGATGGCTCAGGAGAAAATTCACTTTCCTTTGGTTTACCAAGAGCAATACTTCTTTGGTGcaaatcaaaatctttttttctgggaACCTGAGTGAATGTTGCAAATTTATGTTCTGTATTCATGTGGAGCTGAGTAGCCTCTTCTTTCTCACAGTTCTGTTTAAAAAGGAGCTTCCCATTTGCAATGATGATGGAGACAAAGCGCTTGATGTCTTCTGGAATTGTCCGGGCCACCATGACAAATCTATCCAGAGCATCAGGATTGTTCTGAAGTTTGTCAGTAATAAGAATGTCCAGAGACCAATTGCAGTTATTCAGAGCTTCCCTTGTTTCTAGGAGAATCTGGTAGGAATCTGAAATAATCTGTAGTTGCTTTTTTATTCGGACTTGAAGGTTATTGTCAGTGAGATTGCTAGCATTCACACTGACCAATCGGGCAAAACCCAGAAACTCTCCCAGCGAGGCCTTGATGTGATCAGCAGCTCTACGGATCTCATCAATGTTTGCTTCCAGGTATTCTTTGAATCTCCACTTACTGCTCACAAAGATCATTAGACTTGCTATGGAACTAGCTACTCTGTGCTGTAGATCTGTCACCATATCTTTGGCCAACTCCAGATCCAACATAACCTCTTTGCCTGGTTCTTctgatgaggaaatagatgaggggTCAGTAGAAGTTGAGGAGCAAGAAGATATACTGCCTCTGCTGTCTACACTGGAAATGGATAGTCTATCTTGTTCAGATGGCTCAGGGGATATTGATCTTGGATGTCTTGGTAGCCAGGAGGGAACACGATAAACACAATCTTCTGaagcatcatttttcttttcaagatctttcccaccttgAGGGACAAGAGACATCCCTTTTGGAATGTCATAAATGTTGAGCTTTGTGTTCTGTTGCTCTACCCGAGGaatcagaaaactggggggaacaGCATATTCAATTCTAGGTTTCAAGGGTAGTATATCTTGAGGAAGTGGTAATGCGTATGTAGGGATTTCTGGGGCACTGTGTTTTTTCTGAATTGGGAGTACATTACTGCACTGGTTATCCATTCGTGGTTTGAGTGTCTTTGATTTATCATTTGGTGAATTTTGCAAGGTTGATGTACAcctgggagatggaatatcataGAGCACCTTCTGTTCTGGGAAACTTGATGGGGATGCTTTTCTCAAACTTGTTTTATCTGGAGACACTGGAGTGTCATAAATCCATCCAGGCTTCTGAGGATTGGGCAAAGTATTATAGCAACCTTTTCTAACAGATTTTATTGATGGAGAAACCACACAGGGCATATCTCCTAGAGAAACGACTCTTGCAGCTGGAGGGGGAACATCATAAACCTATGCAAGAAAGAACCCAATAAAAACTTAATAACAAGAATACCTCCCATGAACAAAAGTTGATTGTGCTATTTGTCTTATGATACAATCTGTCTCCTGACTaggcattttcttttctcctttttttttctttttggctttggcTTTGGTTTTGGCTAGGACcaatttaatgtttattgagcaAGAATTATTTGTGGTAATTTTCAGATGTTTTACCCTTTCTCTAGTGTTTCCCTGACTTGCTTACTTTTCTTCAGTctcaatatatattttattcctcccccaattacatgttaaaataatttttaacatttattttattaaaagttttgagttcctaattctatcctcccctctccctgagatgacaagcaatcagatataggttatgcatgtgtaatcatataaaacatctccatattagtcattttgtacaagaagacccaaataaaagaaaaagaatgaaagaaagcaaaaaataacatgcttcagagtgtgttcaaacaatatcagttctttctctggattctctggaggtggatggtatgcttcattattagtcctttggcattgtcttggatcattgtactgctgagagaGCTAAGTCTTTAACAATTCTTCaatgaacaatgttgctgttattatgta
This region of Trichosurus vulpecula isolate mTriVul1 chromosome 3, mTriVul1.pri, whole genome shotgun sequence genomic DNA includes:
- the CASS4 gene encoding cas scaffolding protein family member 4; protein product: MNKSPEQCILAKALYDNHAECADELAFRRGDILTILEKNVPESEGWWKCSLHGRQGLAPANRLHLLTDSQEGGLSLSSQNSLEELPSSPEETCHVPSELNRPAPPGVYEQMVGWVKLPQPVVSSAADQVYEQPAPLTTAKIFTEKTLTFAKQDLFTLPRPIPILLSTINSQVYDVPSPQSQGRLIPKEQEQQVYDIPGSSEKAGIHVPTSHVYDVPPPAARVVSLGDMPCVVSPSIKSVRKGCYNTLPNPQKPGWIYDTPVSPDKTSLRKASPSSFPEQKVLYDIPSPRCTSTLQNSPNDKSKTLKPRMDNQCSNVLPIQKKHSAPEIPTYALPLPQDILPLKPRIEYAVPPSFLIPRVEQQNTKLNIYDIPKGMSLVPQGGKDLEKKNDASEDCVYRVPSWLPRHPRSISPEPSEQDRLSISSVDSRGSISSCSSTSTDPSSISSSEEPGKEVMLDLELAKDMVTDLQHRVASSIASLMIFVSSKWRFKEYLEANIDEIRRAADHIKASLGEFLGFARLVSVNASNLTDNNLQVRIKKQLQIISDSYQILLETREALNNCNWSLDILITDKLQNNPDALDRFVMVARTIPEDIKRFVSIIIANGKLLFKQNCEKEEATQLHMNTEHKFATFTQVPRKKDFDLHQRSIALGKPKESEFSPEPSSKNMRNVCDQDKSQKTTNLEEVQKPVFTQAELKKDLKTKSLSPTNHKALSRQDPEKKINLSEHCRLYFGGLLKAIGIFNTSLSNNQPPEVFITQSKLIIMIGQKLVDSLCQETKEKDVRNEILCSSSQLCGLLKNLAVATKNAVLQYPNDAAIRELQEEAEKLCIHTRQVRETLE